From the genome of Armatimonadota bacterium:
CATTCGACGGGCTCCACCTGGGACACCGGGCGGTGGTTGCCGCGCTGCGGTCGGCTGCCGCGCGTGGAGGCCTGCGGTCCGTGGCCACCACGTTTGATCCTCACCCCCTGACTGTGGTCGCGCCGCCGGACCAGCCCTTCCTGCTGACAACGATCGAGGAACGGACCGATCTGTTCGCCCCCCTGGGGATTGACACGCTGCTGATCGTACGGTTCGACGCGGGATTGCGCGAGGTTTCGGCCGCTGGCTGGCTGGAGATGCTGTCCGGCCGGCTCCGGGCTCGCGAGATGGTTGTGTCCTCCAACCATGCCTTCGGCCGCGGTCGCGAGGGCAACATCGCAATGCTCCAGGGGTGGGCCGGTGCTCGGGGGATTGGTGTGACGGTCGTGCCGGCTGTGCACAACGGCGGAGCGGTCATCAGCAGCAGCGGGATCCGCGAGCGTCTTCGGGTCGGAGACGTCAGGACCGCTGCCCAATGGCTGGGCCGCTGGTACACGGTCCGGGGAGAGGTCGTTGCAGGCGACGGACGCGGCCGGGTCCTGGGAGTGCCCACGGCCAACCTCCAGATCAGCCCGCAGAAGGTGGTGCCGTGCCCGGGAGTCTATGCCGCCTATGCCACCGTAACCGGCCAGATTCACATGGCCGCGGTTAACATCGGCGTGCGGCCGACGTTCGGCGCCGGACCGCAGACGATGGAGGCGCACCTGCTGGATGCGGACCAGGACCTCTACGGGCAGACGGTTGATGTGGCGTTCGTCTCCAGGCTTCGAGATGAGCGGCGATTCCCGGACCGCGAGACCCTAGAGGTCCGGATGGCAGAGGATCTCATTGCCGTTAGGGCATGCCTGGAGAGTACAGGTAGCGGTGCGGACGGGTGAGGGCGAAAGGGTTTGCGCCCCTGGAGACGGTGTGCTACGATTGCTCTGACCCCGGCGGGGAGGCGCGTTGCTCCGACGCCCTCCCGGCCGCGGGCGTTCGTCATCTTGACATCCCGCCCGTGCGGGATTGAGGAGAGCAAAGATGCTTAAGCGTGAGGCCAAGCAGGGAATCCTCGGTAAGTACCGGCGACACAACGAGGACACAGGATCACCCGAGGTGCAGATCGCGTTGCTCACCGAACGGATCAATCACCTCGCCGGGCACCTCAAGAATCACGCAAAGGATTTCCACTCACGACGGGGCCTGCTGAAGATGGTGGGGCAGCGCCGGCGGCTGCTTGCTTATCTCGAGAGGGCCGACATCGCCGCCTACCGGCGAATTGTGGAATCGCTGGACCTGCGGCGCTGACTCCGGGCTGCCACGCGCGCCCGGGACCCAGCACGATTCACGGGAACCAGCACGATACTACCCTAGTCCGTGTGGGAAGGATGGGATATCCTCATGAACCTTGCAGCGTTGGTCCGCCGCGCTGAGGCCGAGATCGGCACTGGCCGGATGGTGTTTGAAACCGGCCTGCTGGCAAAGCAGGCTTCCGGGGCCGTTACGGTAACGTGCGGCGAGACAGTCGTCCTTGTGACCGCGACGATGTCGGACACCCCGAGGGAAGGGATAGACTTCTTCCCTCTGACGTGCGATTTCGAGGAAAAGATGTACGCCGCCGGGAAGATCCCTGGCGGCTTCTTCAAGCGGGAAGGGCGCCCGGGCGAGAGGGCGATCTTGACCTCCCGCCTCATTGACCGGCCGATCCGTCCGCTGTTTCCCAAGGGATTCCGCAATGACGTCCAGATCGTTGCCACCGTGCTCTCCACCGATCAGGAGAACGACCCGGGCATCGCCGCGGTGAACGGCGCGTCCGCTGCGCTGGTTCTGTCCGGGATCCCGTTCGGAGGGCCCATTGGTGCGGTAAGGATGGGCCTGATCGAGGGCGATCTCGTGGTGAACCCTACCCTTCGCCAGGTGGAGGAGCAGAGCCGTCTCGACCTGGTCGTAGCCGGGACCGAAGACGCCATCATCATGGTTGAGGCCGGTGCCGACGAAGTACCCGAATCACGGTTGATCGAGGCGATCGCGCGGGCGCACTCCGAGATTCGCCGCATCGTGGCCGCGCAGCGCGAGCTGGCGGCCGCAGCCGGCAAGCCCGCACGCGTCCCATCGCTGGTGAAGCACGATCCGGCGATGGAGGACGCGGTTCGCAGCGCGGCCCTGCCACTTGTGCTCCAGGCCCTGGCCAGCCCCGAGAAGCTGGCGCGAGAGGACGCGCTGCGTGCCGTGGAGACGGAGGTGGCCGCGAAGATCGGCGAGCAGTTACCGTCTGCCGCCGGAGCGATCGGCGAAATCATCTCCTCCGTCGCAAAGGAAGCGGTCAGGCGCAGGATTCTCGAGGATGGAGTCCGGCCGGACGGCCGTGGAACAAAGGAGATCCGGCCGCTGGCATGCGTAGTGGGCCTGCTGCCCCGCGCGCACGGGTCTGGGCTGTTCCAGAGGGGGCAGACCCAGGTCCTCGCGATTGCTACGCTGGGAACGGGTGACGACAGGCAGCGGTTGGATGACATAGGCATACGCGAAGAGAAGCGCTACATGCACCAC
Proteins encoded in this window:
- a CDS encoding bifunctional riboflavin kinase/FAD synthetase; translated protein: MNVVRGLEDLPSDTGPAAVALGTFDGLHLGHRAVVAALRSAAARGGLRSVATTFDPHPLTVVAPPDQPFLLTTIEERTDLFAPLGIDTLLIVRFDAGLREVSAAGWLEMLSGRLRAREMVVSSNHAFGRGREGNIAMLQGWAGARGIGVTVVPAVHNGGAVISSSGIRERLRVGDVRTAAQWLGRWYTVRGEVVAGDGRGRVLGVPTANLQISPQKVVPCPGVYAAYATVTGQIHMAAVNIGVRPTFGAGPQTMEAHLLDADQDLYGQTVDVAFVSRLRDERRFPDRETLEVRMAEDLIAVRACLESTGSGADG
- the rpsO gene encoding 30S ribosomal protein S15; translation: MLKREAKQGILGKYRRHNEDTGSPEVQIALLTERINHLAGHLKNHAKDFHSRRGLLKMVGQRRRLLAYLERADIAAYRRIVESLDLRR
- a CDS encoding polyribonucleotide nucleotidyltransferase, with translation MNLAALVRRAEAEIGTGRMVFETGLLAKQASGAVTVTCGETVVLVTATMSDTPREGIDFFPLTCDFEEKMYAAGKIPGGFFKREGRPGERAILTSRLIDRPIRPLFPKGFRNDVQIVATVLSTDQENDPGIAAVNGASAALVLSGIPFGGPIGAVRMGLIEGDLVVNPTLRQVEEQSRLDLVVAGTEDAIIMVEAGADEVPESRLIEAIARAHSEIRRIVAAQRELAAAAGKPARVPSLVKHDPAMEDAVRSAALPLVLQALASPEKLAREDALRAVETEVAAKIGEQLPSAAGAIGEIISSVAKEAVRRRILEDGVRPDGRGTKEIRPLACVVGLLPRAHGSGLFQRGQTQVLAIATLGTGDDRQRLDDIGIREEKRYMHHYSFPPFSVGEARPLRSPGRREVGHGALAERALERMIPDQEQFPYVIRVVSEVLESNGSTSMAAVCASTLSLMDAGVPIRAAVGGIAMGLISGTDGKYAILTDIQGIEDAMGDMDFKVAGTREGVTALQMDVKTSGLRQGVLTEALEQAREARLTILDAMSNALPAPRVTLSAHAPRILTLQINPEKIREIIGPGGKVINKITADTGAKIDIEQDGRVFIASVNEDAARRAMAMIEGIVREVQVGETYQGRVTRVLNFGAFVELLPGKEGLVHISELSYGRVNKVEDVVKVGDELQVKVKEIDSLGRVNLTHRGTQPPPEGWEEEADEPQPADVEHRPRSPRPRPGDARGGRPPRRRDGSGRPPRRPHP